Proteins encoded together in one Entelurus aequoreus isolate RoL-2023_Sb linkage group LG20, RoL_Eaeq_v1.1, whole genome shotgun sequence window:
- the ago3b gene encoding protein argonaute-3 isoform X2 yields the protein MESGTTGDARAQALFSLPRRPGYGTIGKPIKLLANCFQVDIPKIEVYLYEVDINPDKCPRRVNREVVNTMVQHFKVTIFGDQLPVYDGKRSLYTAKPLPVAASGVDLDVTLPGEGGKDRPFKVNIRFVSMVSWHLLHEVLMGRAVSEPVDLDKPVNVNPVHAVDVVLRHLPSMKYTPVGRSFFSSPEGYDHPLGGGREVWFGFHQSVRPAMWKMMLNIDVSATAFYKSQPVLQFMCEVLDIHNIDEQPRPLTDSHRVKFTKEIKGLKVEVTHCGTMRRKYRVCNVTRRPASLQTFPLQLENGQTIERTVAQYFREKYSLHLRYAHLPCLQVGQEQKHTYLPLEVCNIVAGQRCIKKLTDNQTSTMIKATARSAPDRQEEISRLVRNANYDADPFVKEFQFHIRDEMAQVTGRVLPAPMLQYGGRVSSEPFMNRTVATPSHGVWDMRGKQFHTGVEIKIWAIACFATQRQCREEILKSFTDQLRKISKDAGMPIQGQPCFCKYAQGADSVEPMFRHLKNAYLGLQLIIVILPGKTPVYAEVKRVGDTLLGIATQCVQVKNVVKTSPQTLSNLCLKINVKLGGINNILVPHQRPSVFQQPIIFLGADVTHPPAGDGKKPSIAAVVGSMDAHPSRYCATVRVQRPRQEVIQDLGSMVRELLIQFYKSTRYKPTRLIFYRDGVSEGQFRQVLYYELLAIREACISLEKEYQPGITYIVVQKRHHTRLFCADHNERVGRSGNIPAGTTVDTDITHPYEFDFYLCSHAGIQGTSRPSHYHVLWDDNCFTADEFQLLTYQLCHTYVRCTRSVSIPAPAYYAHLVAFRARYHLVDKEHDSAEGSHVSGQSNGRDPQVLAKAVQIHHDTLATMYFA from the exons GAGATGCTAGAGCACAAGCGCTTTTTTCATTGCCACGGCGACCTGGCTATGGCACCATCGGGAAGCCCATCAAGCTTCTCGCCAACTGTTTCCAGGTCGATATCCCCAAGATCGAAGTCTACCTCTATGAGGTGGATATCAATCCTGACAAATGTCCTCGCCGGGTCAACAG GGAGGTGGTGAACACCATGGTTCAGCACTTCAAGGTGACCATCTTTGGCGACCAACTTCCAGTTTACGATGGGAAGAGAAGCCTCTACACCGCTAAACCACTTCCTGTCGCTGCTTCTGGG GTTGATTTGGATGTAACCCTGCCAGGGGAAGGCGGGAAGGACCGCCCGTTTAAGGTCAACATAAGGTTTGTATCAATGGTCAGCTGGCATTTGCTGCACGAGGTCCTGATGGGACGCGCCGTATCCGAACCGGTTGACCTGGACAAACCAGTCAACGTCAACCCGGTGCACGCCGTCGATGTCGTGCTGCGACACCTGCCCTCCATGAA GTACACACCTGTTGGCAGGTCCTTCTTCTCTTCCCCGGAGGGCTACGACCATCCACTCGGCGGAGGAAGAGAGGTTTGGTTTGGCTTCCATCAGTCCGTACGACCAGCCATGTGGAAGATGATGCTCAACATTGATG TGTCAGCCACAGCTTTTTATAAATCCCAGCCAGTCCTCCAGTTCATGTGTGAGGTCCTGGACATTCACAACATTGACGAGCAGCCTCGCCCACTCACCGATTCCCACAGGGTCAAATTCACCAAGGAGATCAAAG GGCTGAAAGTGGAAGTGACACACTGCGGAACGATGCGTCGGAAGTACAGAGTCTGCAACGTAACAAGGCGCCCTGCCAGCCTTCAGAC TTTTCCTTTGCAACTGGAGAATGGCCAGACCATTGAACGCACGGTGGCGCAGTACTTCAGAGAGAAGTACAGTCTACATCTCAGGTATGCCCACCTGCCTTGCCTGCAGGTTGGCCAGGAACAGAAACACACCTACTTGCCCTTGGAG GTGTGCAATATTGTTGCTGGCCAGCGCTGCATTAAAAAGCTGACAGATAACCAGACGTCCACCATGATAAAAGCAACAGCCCGCTCGGCTCCAGACAGACAGGAAGAGATCAGCCGCCTG GTGCGCAACGCCAATTACGATGCCGACCCATTTGTCAAGGAGTTCCAGTTCCACATACGTGACGAGATGGCTCAGGTGACGGGCCGCGTCCTGCCGGCCCCCATGCTGCAATATGGCGGCAGGGTGAGCTCGGAACCCTTCATG AACCgcacggtggccacgcccagtcACGGAGTGTGGGACATGAGGGGGAAGCAGTTTCACACCGGAGTGGAGATCAAGATATGGGCCATTGCCTGTTTCGCCACCCAGAGGCAGTGCCGTGAAGAGATTCTCAA GAGCTTCACTGACCAGCTACGGAAAATCTCAAAGGATGCTGGGATGCCCATCCAGGGCCAACCGTGTTTCTGTAAATATGCCCAAGGTGCCGACAGTGTGGAGCCCATGTTCAGACACCTGAAGAACGCTTACCTGGGTCTTCAGTTGATCATCGTAATCCTCCCTGGCAAAACGCCTGTCTACG CTGAGGTAAAGCGGGTAGGAGACACCCTCCTTGGCATAGCCACTCAGTGTGTCCAGGTGAAGAATGTAGTGAAGACCTCACCGCAGACCCTGTCCAACCTCTGCCTCAAGATCAACGTCAAACTCGGAGGGATAAATAACATTCTAGTTCCTCACCAACG ACCCTCTGTGTTCCAGCAGCCGATCATCTTCCTCGGGGCTGACGTCACTCACCCTCCAGCAGGGGATGGGAAGAAGCCATCAATTGCGGCG GTGGTCGGCAGCATGGACGCCCACCCCAGCAGGTACTGTGCTACCGTGCGAGTCCAGCGgcccagacaggaagtcatccaaGACCTGGGCTCCATGGTGCGAGAGCTCTTGATCCAGTTCTACAAATCGACTCGCTACAAGCCGACCAGGCTGATATTTTACAGGGATGGTGTCTCCGAGGGCCAGTTCAGACAG GTGCTGTATTATGAGCTACTAGCCATCCGGGAGGCGTGCATCAGTCTAGAGAAGGAATACCAGCCTGGGATTACTTACATTGTTGTACAAAAACGACATCACACGCGTCTCTTTTGTGCTGATCACAACGAGCGG GTTGGAAGAAGCGGAAACATTCCCGCCGGCACGACAGTGGACACTGACATCACTCACCCTTATGAGTTTGACTTTTATCTCTGCAGCCATGCTGGAATCCAG GGCACAAGCAGGCCGTCACACTACCACGTGTTGTGGGACGACAACTGTTTCACCGCCGATGAGTTCCAGCTCCTCACCTACCAGCTGTGCCACACCTACGTGCGCTGCACGCGTTCCGTCTCCATCCCAGCACCCGCCTACTACGCCCACCTGGTGGCCTTCCGTGCGCGCTACCACCTGGTGGACAAAGAACATGACAG TGCGGAGGGCAGCCACGTCTCAGGGCAGAGCAACGGCAGGGACCCTCAGGTGCTGGCCAAAGCGGTGCAGATCCACCACGACACGCTGGCGACCATGTACTTCGCCTGA
- the ago3b gene encoding protein argonaute-3 isoform X1 has product MESGTTGDARAQALFSLPRRPGYGTIGKPIKLLANCFQVDIPKIEVYLYEVDINPDKCPRRVNREVVNTMVQHFKVTIFGDQLPVYDGKRSLYTAKPLPVAASGSISLQVDLDVTLPGEGGKDRPFKVNIRFVSMVSWHLLHEVLMGRAVSEPVDLDKPVNVNPVHAVDVVLRHLPSMKYTPVGRSFFSSPEGYDHPLGGGREVWFGFHQSVRPAMWKMMLNIDVSATAFYKSQPVLQFMCEVLDIHNIDEQPRPLTDSHRVKFTKEIKGLKVEVTHCGTMRRKYRVCNVTRRPASLQTFPLQLENGQTIERTVAQYFREKYSLHLRYAHLPCLQVGQEQKHTYLPLEVCNIVAGQRCIKKLTDNQTSTMIKATARSAPDRQEEISRLVRNANYDADPFVKEFQFHIRDEMAQVTGRVLPAPMLQYGGRVSSEPFMNRTVATPSHGVWDMRGKQFHTGVEIKIWAIACFATQRQCREEILKSFTDQLRKISKDAGMPIQGQPCFCKYAQGADSVEPMFRHLKNAYLGLQLIIVILPGKTPVYAEVKRVGDTLLGIATQCVQVKNVVKTSPQTLSNLCLKINVKLGGINNILVPHQRPSVFQQPIIFLGADVTHPPAGDGKKPSIAAVVGSMDAHPSRYCATVRVQRPRQEVIQDLGSMVRELLIQFYKSTRYKPTRLIFYRDGVSEGQFRQVLYYELLAIREACISLEKEYQPGITYIVVQKRHHTRLFCADHNERVGRSGNIPAGTTVDTDITHPYEFDFYLCSHAGIQGTSRPSHYHVLWDDNCFTADEFQLLTYQLCHTYVRCTRSVSIPAPAYYAHLVAFRARYHLVDKEHDSAEGSHVSGQSNGRDPQVLAKAVQIHHDTLATMYFA; this is encoded by the exons GAGATGCTAGAGCACAAGCGCTTTTTTCATTGCCACGGCGACCTGGCTATGGCACCATCGGGAAGCCCATCAAGCTTCTCGCCAACTGTTTCCAGGTCGATATCCCCAAGATCGAAGTCTACCTCTATGAGGTGGATATCAATCCTGACAAATGTCCTCGCCGGGTCAACAG GGAGGTGGTGAACACCATGGTTCAGCACTTCAAGGTGACCATCTTTGGCGACCAACTTCCAGTTTACGATGGGAAGAGAAGCCTCTACACCGCTAAACCACTTCCTGTCGCTGCTTCTGGG TCTATTTCTCTGCAGGTTGATTTGGATGTAACCCTGCCAGGGGAAGGCGGGAAGGACCGCCCGTTTAAGGTCAACATAAGGTTTGTATCAATGGTCAGCTGGCATTTGCTGCACGAGGTCCTGATGGGACGCGCCGTATCCGAACCGGTTGACCTGGACAAACCAGTCAACGTCAACCCGGTGCACGCCGTCGATGTCGTGCTGCGACACCTGCCCTCCATGAA GTACACACCTGTTGGCAGGTCCTTCTTCTCTTCCCCGGAGGGCTACGACCATCCACTCGGCGGAGGAAGAGAGGTTTGGTTTGGCTTCCATCAGTCCGTACGACCAGCCATGTGGAAGATGATGCTCAACATTGATG TGTCAGCCACAGCTTTTTATAAATCCCAGCCAGTCCTCCAGTTCATGTGTGAGGTCCTGGACATTCACAACATTGACGAGCAGCCTCGCCCACTCACCGATTCCCACAGGGTCAAATTCACCAAGGAGATCAAAG GGCTGAAAGTGGAAGTGACACACTGCGGAACGATGCGTCGGAAGTACAGAGTCTGCAACGTAACAAGGCGCCCTGCCAGCCTTCAGAC TTTTCCTTTGCAACTGGAGAATGGCCAGACCATTGAACGCACGGTGGCGCAGTACTTCAGAGAGAAGTACAGTCTACATCTCAGGTATGCCCACCTGCCTTGCCTGCAGGTTGGCCAGGAACAGAAACACACCTACTTGCCCTTGGAG GTGTGCAATATTGTTGCTGGCCAGCGCTGCATTAAAAAGCTGACAGATAACCAGACGTCCACCATGATAAAAGCAACAGCCCGCTCGGCTCCAGACAGACAGGAAGAGATCAGCCGCCTG GTGCGCAACGCCAATTACGATGCCGACCCATTTGTCAAGGAGTTCCAGTTCCACATACGTGACGAGATGGCTCAGGTGACGGGCCGCGTCCTGCCGGCCCCCATGCTGCAATATGGCGGCAGGGTGAGCTCGGAACCCTTCATG AACCgcacggtggccacgcccagtcACGGAGTGTGGGACATGAGGGGGAAGCAGTTTCACACCGGAGTGGAGATCAAGATATGGGCCATTGCCTGTTTCGCCACCCAGAGGCAGTGCCGTGAAGAGATTCTCAA GAGCTTCACTGACCAGCTACGGAAAATCTCAAAGGATGCTGGGATGCCCATCCAGGGCCAACCGTGTTTCTGTAAATATGCCCAAGGTGCCGACAGTGTGGAGCCCATGTTCAGACACCTGAAGAACGCTTACCTGGGTCTTCAGTTGATCATCGTAATCCTCCCTGGCAAAACGCCTGTCTACG CTGAGGTAAAGCGGGTAGGAGACACCCTCCTTGGCATAGCCACTCAGTGTGTCCAGGTGAAGAATGTAGTGAAGACCTCACCGCAGACCCTGTCCAACCTCTGCCTCAAGATCAACGTCAAACTCGGAGGGATAAATAACATTCTAGTTCCTCACCAACG ACCCTCTGTGTTCCAGCAGCCGATCATCTTCCTCGGGGCTGACGTCACTCACCCTCCAGCAGGGGATGGGAAGAAGCCATCAATTGCGGCG GTGGTCGGCAGCATGGACGCCCACCCCAGCAGGTACTGTGCTACCGTGCGAGTCCAGCGgcccagacaggaagtcatccaaGACCTGGGCTCCATGGTGCGAGAGCTCTTGATCCAGTTCTACAAATCGACTCGCTACAAGCCGACCAGGCTGATATTTTACAGGGATGGTGTCTCCGAGGGCCAGTTCAGACAG GTGCTGTATTATGAGCTACTAGCCATCCGGGAGGCGTGCATCAGTCTAGAGAAGGAATACCAGCCTGGGATTACTTACATTGTTGTACAAAAACGACATCACACGCGTCTCTTTTGTGCTGATCACAACGAGCGG GTTGGAAGAAGCGGAAACATTCCCGCCGGCACGACAGTGGACACTGACATCACTCACCCTTATGAGTTTGACTTTTATCTCTGCAGCCATGCTGGAATCCAG GGCACAAGCAGGCCGTCACACTACCACGTGTTGTGGGACGACAACTGTTTCACCGCCGATGAGTTCCAGCTCCTCACCTACCAGCTGTGCCACACCTACGTGCGCTGCACGCGTTCCGTCTCCATCCCAGCACCCGCCTACTACGCCCACCTGGTGGCCTTCCGTGCGCGCTACCACCTGGTGGACAAAGAACATGACAG TGCGGAGGGCAGCCACGTCTCAGGGCAGAGCAACGGCAGGGACCCTCAGGTGCTGGCCAAAGCGGTGCAGATCCACCACGACACGCTGGCGACCATGTACTTCGCCTGA